From Nematostella vectensis chromosome 14, jaNemVect1.1, whole genome shotgun sequence, a single genomic window includes:
- the LOC5504755 gene encoding TLC domain-containing protein 4-B: MMVAAVDTSSFLRMSAASTAFFLLFFFTLSPRISHLLRGYSKFTHAQKIDWDTRVGSNVHAVLVSLIALYCSFFDTHTHSNPIWGEGVLVRYGVSITLGYLMADFVIVSLYYKLIGDIFTMTHHVVAILSYCIPVGFSIGLYIANFRQLAELSTVFVNQRWYYSACKTPHSSRVFVINACCMVLSFFLCRIAVMPYYYYKCYRYIWAYTGPDPVGMPLQVLTFMNSVLLDIINIYWMYRMVKGGLKLLLASNNINEREKQS; this comes from the exons ATGATGGTTGCGGCTGTCGACACCTCGTCCTTTCTGCGCATGTCCGCCGCAAGCACTGCGTTTTtcctcctcttcttcttcaCCCTGAGCCCGCGTATCTCACACCTACTCCGAGGTTACAGCAAATTTACGCACGCGCAAAAGATTGATTGGGACACAAG GGTTGGATCAAATGTCCATGCAGTGCTAGTCAGTCTTATTGCTCTGTACTGCTCGTTCTTTGACACCCACACGCACAGCAATCCCATTTG GGGGGAAGGTGTTCTAGTTCGTTACGGCGTCTCAATAACCCTTGGATATTTAATGGCCG ATTTCGTGATCGTGTCGCTGTACTACAAGCTGATTGGCGACATCTTCACCATGACACATCACGTGGTCGCCATCCTGTCTTACTGTATACCTGTG GGATTTAGCATAGGACTCTACATTGCAAATTTTCGTCAGCTGGCGGAGTTATCGACTGTGTTTGTTAACCAAAG GTGGTACTACTCAGCATGCAAGACACCCCACTCATCACGCGTGTTCGTGATTAACGCGTGCTGCATGGTGTTATCATTCTTCCTGTGCCGTATTGCTGTTATGCCCTACTACTACTACAAGTGCTATCGGTATATATGGGCCTATACCGGGCCGGACCCAGTAGGCATGCCATTACAGGTTTTAACCTTTATGAACAGCGTTTTACTGGATATTATTAATATCTACTGGATGTATCGGATGGTCAAAGGTGGGCTCAAATTGCTATTGGCGTCGAATAATATCAACGAACGCGAGAAACAATCCTAG
- the LOC5504754 gene encoding UDP-N-acetylglucosamine transferase subunit ALG14 homolog, whose translation MAVVVVFCCCVLLALFIAAFARIWWVLGRRKMEIQPRSKPVKTLIVMGSGGHTSEMIRLMSGLSDMYNPRMYLIADTDKMSEEKVVEFESKQKPEIFKEEAAEKQHKDYEILRIPRSREVKQTYVSSVLTTLYAFKATLPLVHDVKPDLILCNGPGTCVPVCIAAVLLKILGMHNTTLVYIESVCRVKTLSLSGLIMYRLADHFMVQWQKLQDAYPKAVFLGRLV comes from the exons atggcggttgTTGTCGTATTTTGCTGCTGTGTTTTGCTTGCGCTATTTATCGCGGCATTTGCAAGAATTTGGTGGGTTTTAGGACGAAGAAAGATGGAAATACAGCCGCGCAGTAAGCCAGTAAAAACATTGATAGTCATGGGATCAG GGGGGCATACATCAGAGATGATAAGACTCATGAGCGGGTTATCTGATATGTATAACCCAAGAATGTACCTCATTGCCGACACCGACAAAATGAGTGAGGAGAAGGTGGTGGAGTTTGAATCCAAACAAAAACCAGAAATTTTCAAAGAGGAGGCAGCTGAAAAGCAA CACAAAGATTATGAAATCCTAAGAATCCCTCGCAGCAGAGAAGTGAAACAGACTTATGTCTCATCTGTACTCACCACATTATACGCCTTCAAGGCCACTCTTCCACTGGTCCATGACGTCAAGCCTGACTTG ATTCTGTGCAATGGCCCAGGAACTTGTGTGCCTGTTTGTATAGCTGCGGTTCTTCTTAAG ATTCTTGGCATGCATAATACAACTTTGGTCTACATAGAGAGTGTATGCCGCGTCAAAACCCTCTCCCTGTCTGGTCTTATCATGTATCGACTGGCAGACCATTTCATGGTGCAATGGCAGAAGCTACAGGATGCGTACCCAAAGGCAGTGTTCCTTGGTAGATTAGTGTAA
- the LOC5504748 gene encoding fibroblast growth factor 1: protein MRPPYKLLFLVLLLSYDVVESKRSVRRKKKHANARLKNKTKIYRDYNWAHSQTDVNWRSILSLTKKPTNKVRCTIFCRSGYHLQILPTGLVRGTLDQRSKYIHFEMQSFGPSLVKLKSVATGRYLSMKRDGALRTTKHLRSRETIFQEIHELNAFHSYASHRYFMQNPHDMLVAIKRNGQIKRATKTKPGQTATQFLVIKSK from the exons ATGCGTCCACCTTATAAACTCCTGTTCCTTGTACTTCTCCTCTCTTATGATGTTGTGGAAAGCAAAAGAAGTGTTcgcagaaagaaaaaacacgCCAACGCAagattgaaaaacaaaacaaaaatttacAGGGATTACAACTGGGCTCATTCACAAACCGATGTCAACTGGCGCAGTATCCTGTCACTCACGAAAAAACCAACTAACAAGGTTCGCTGCACGATTTTCTGCCGAAGTGGGTATCATCTACAAATTCTCCCAACTGGGCTAGTGCGAGGAACATTGGACCAAAGAAGCAAATACA TTCACTTCGAGATGCAATCATTCGGCCCCAGTCTTGTCAAGCTGAAGAGCGTCGCCACGGGCCGATACCTTTCAATGAAGAGAGACGGTGCACTTAGAACGACG aaacatCTGCGATCTAGAGAGACAATTTTTCAAGAAATCCACGAATTGAACGCTTTTCACTCATACGCTTCACATAGATATTTCATGCAGAATCCCCATGATATGCTGGTAGCCATCAAACGCAACGGACAGATCAAGCGagccacaaaaacaaaaccgGGCCAAACGGCAACACAGTTCCTCGTCataaaatcaaaatga
- the LOC116612414 gene encoding fibroblast growth factor 1, translating to MKVLCKFKRLFTIVGFVLAALLLSNQSSYATKRPSGSPQIPPKSTPSGRYLKDFRQSTDQSRRPKCTRVKTTTSGSEMRLTKRHLHIYDACPTHTRRVRLFCRTGWILQGKTDKKLCGTTNTTSHQTLFDLESYGRSIVRLKHVQSQRYIAINHKGRLLMQGSLQDDSLFKTKHEENGFHSFASRKFSLRHRHDLFIGIQKNGFCKPPKRTFPGQTAVQFIILF from the exons ATGAAAGTTTTATGCAAG TTCAAGCGTCTCTTCACGATTGTTGGCTTCGTATTGGCTGCCTTGCTACTCTCGAACCAGTCTTCTTATGCCACGAAGCGGCCGTCCGGCTCGCCCCAGATCCCTCCCAAATCAACACCGTCGGGGAGATACCTCAAAGACTTCCGGCAATCGACTGACCAGTCACGTAGGCCAAAGTGTACGAGAGTCAAGACCACCACTTCCGGTTCCGAGATGCGCCTGACTAAGCGACATTTGCATATTTATGACGCATGTCCTACCCACACTAGGAGGGTCCGGCTTTTTTGTCGCACTGGGTGGATCTTGCAAGGGAAGACGGACAAGAAGTTATGCGGGACGACTAACACCACCAGCCATCAAA CCCTGTTTGACTTGGAGTCGTACGGAAGAAGTATCGTTAGGCTCAAGCACGTGCAGAGTCAGCGGTACATCGCTATAAACCATAAAGGGCGGTTACTTATGCAG GGTAGCCTCCAAGACGATAGTTTATTCAAGACTAAGCACGAGGAAAATGGTTTCCACAGTTTTGCATCTCGCAAGTTCTCCCTTCGTCATCGACACGATTTGTTCATCGGCATCCAGAAAAACGGCTTTTGTAAACCACCAAAACGAACATTCCCTGGACAAACCGCTGTGCAGTTTATCATACTGTTTTAG
- the LOC116612413 gene encoding fibroblast growth factor 9 isoform X4 translates to MTLHMLASPLDSEAEHRASQPKRAKLPNHCTSSPWKAILTTRRAWLVVVFVYLALPDLSIISEASPTKVVKVNNSNLRHSGQNGEPSRERRPVKVNDLLLSQITQTPSTTRIVKMFCRVGRFLAMNENGTISGTLSQGVNETFELQSYGPSIVRIRHVKTGFFIAMDRRGRLRAKRVSESRRWDTFFYQQLEHNLFQSFSSTKYYKENPYDMFIGLKRSGLTKNGLGTLPGQDSVQFLILPVRQKESKARRSYGVL, encoded by the exons ATGACTCTTCACATGTTAGCCTCGCCACTCGACTCCGAGGCAGAACATCGAGCATCGCAACCAAAGAGGGCGAAACTTCCGAATCATTGCACTTCAAGTCCTTGGAAGGCCATCTTAACG accCGACGCGCTTGGCTcgttgttgtgtttgtttatctCGCCCTACCGGATCTGTCAATCATTTCCGAGGCCTCACCGACTAAAGTCGTTAAAGTAAACAACAGTAATCTTCGCCACTCAGGGCAAAATG GTGAGCCGTCAAGGGAAAGGAGACCGGTCAAAGTCAATGACCTGCTGTTGTCCCAAATCACTCAAACACCTTCTACCACAAGGATAGTGAAGATGTTTTGCCGAGTTGGCCGCTTTCTTGCCATGAATGAAAATGGAACCATATCGGGTACCCTGAGTCAGGGGGTGAATG aGACCTTTGAATTACAGTCTTACGGTCCAAGCATCGTGAGAATACGACACGTGAAAACGGGATTCTTCATCGCTATGGACAGACGCGGCCGTCTAAGGGCCAAGCGAGTAAGCGAG agcaGACGATGGGACACCTTCTTTTACCAACAGCTTGAACATAACCTCTTCCAATCCTTCTCGTCCACGAAGTACTATAAGGAGAACCCTTATGACATGTTTATAGGATTAAAACGAAGCGGTCTGACCAAGAATGGTCTCGGGACTCTACCCGGACAGGATTCTGTTCAATTTTTAATCCTCCCTGTCCGTCAAAAAGAATCAAAAGCTAGGCGTTCTTATGGCGTATTGTGA
- the LOC116612413 gene encoding fibroblast growth factor 9 isoform X3 — MYLQAHQKMHDLRHYKTVPTQGFIDQIRMTLHMLASPLDSEAEHRASQPKRAKLPNHCTSSPWKAILTTRRAWLVVVFVYLALPDLSIISEASPTKVVKVNNSNLRHSGQNGEPSRERRPVKVNDLLLSQITQTPSTTRIVKMFCRVGRFLAMNENGTISGTLSQGVNETFELQSYGPSIVRIRHVKTGFFIAMDRRGRLRAKRVSESRRWDTFFYQQLEHNLFQSFSSTKYYKENPYDMFIGLKRSGLTKNGLGTLPGQDSVQFLILPVRQKESKARRSYGVL, encoded by the exons ATGTACCTTCAGGCACATCAAAAGATGCACGACTTACGACATTACAAG ACGGTGCCGACACAGGGATTTATCGACCAAATCCGCATGACTCTTCACATGTTAGCCTCGCCACTCGACTCCGAGGCAGAACATCGAGCATCGCAACCAAAGAGGGCGAAACTTCCGAATCATTGCACTTCAAGTCCTTGGAAGGCCATCTTAACG accCGACGCGCTTGGCTcgttgttgtgtttgtttatctCGCCCTACCGGATCTGTCAATCATTTCCGAGGCCTCACCGACTAAAGTCGTTAAAGTAAACAACAGTAATCTTCGCCACTCAGGGCAAAATG GTGAGCCGTCAAGGGAAAGGAGACCGGTCAAAGTCAATGACCTGCTGTTGTCCCAAATCACTCAAACACCTTCTACCACAAGGATAGTGAAGATGTTTTGCCGAGTTGGCCGCTTTCTTGCCATGAATGAAAATGGAACCATATCGGGTACCCTGAGTCAGGGGGTGAATG aGACCTTTGAATTACAGTCTTACGGTCCAAGCATCGTGAGAATACGACACGTGAAAACGGGATTCTTCATCGCTATGGACAGACGCGGCCGTCTAAGGGCCAAGCGAGTAAGCGAG agcaGACGATGGGACACCTTCTTTTACCAACAGCTTGAACATAACCTCTTCCAATCCTTCTCGTCCACGAAGTACTATAAGGAGAACCCTTATGACATGTTTATAGGATTAAAACGAAGCGGTCTGACCAAGAATGGTCTCGGGACTCTACCCGGACAGGATTCTGTTCAATTTTTAATCCTCCCTGTCCGTCAAAAAGAATCAAAAGCTAGGCGTTCTTATGGCGTATTGTGA
- the LOC116612413 gene encoding uncharacterized protein LOC116612413 isoform X1 — translation MVVYKFASPVVHSCRSLSHQTIVHRWDQHTLKRTSFTLDSLLRSRSWGRRATPLTATPQMYLQAHQKMHDLRHYKTVPTQGFIDQIRMTLHMLASPLDSEAEHRASQPKRAKLPNHCTSSPWKAILTTRRAWLVVVFVYLALPDLSIISEASPTKVVKVNNSNLRHSGQNGEPSRERRPVKVNDLLLSQITQTPSTTRIVKMFCRVGRFLAMNENGTISGTLSQGVNETFELQSYGPSIVRIRHVKTGFFIAMDRRGRLRAKRVSESRRWDTFFYQQLEHNLFQSFSSTKYYKENPYDMFIGLKRSGLTKNGLGTLPGQDSVQFLILPVRQKESKARRSYGVL, via the exons ATGGTGGTATACAAGTTCGCTTCGCCGGTGGTCCATTCATGTAGATCATTGTCTCATCAAACGATAGTTCACAGGTGGGACCAACATACCCTGAAAAGGACGAGTTTCACCCTTGATAGTCTTCTGCGAAGTCGTTCTTGGGGTCGTCGCGCAACGCCACTAACGGCAACGCCACAAATGTACCTTCAGGCACATCAAAAGATGCACGACTTACGACATTACAAG ACGGTGCCGACACAGGGATTTATCGACCAAATCCGCATGACTCTTCACATGTTAGCCTCGCCACTCGACTCCGAGGCAGAACATCGAGCATCGCAACCAAAGAGGGCGAAACTTCCGAATCATTGCACTTCAAGTCCTTGGAAGGCCATCTTAACG accCGACGCGCTTGGCTcgttgttgtgtttgtttatctCGCCCTACCGGATCTGTCAATCATTTCCGAGGCCTCACCGACTAAAGTCGTTAAAGTAAACAACAGTAATCTTCGCCACTCAGGGCAAAATG GTGAGCCGTCAAGGGAAAGGAGACCGGTCAAAGTCAATGACCTGCTGTTGTCCCAAATCACTCAAACACCTTCTACCACAAGGATAGTGAAGATGTTTTGCCGAGTTGGCCGCTTTCTTGCCATGAATGAAAATGGAACCATATCGGGTACCCTGAGTCAGGGGGTGAATG aGACCTTTGAATTACAGTCTTACGGTCCAAGCATCGTGAGAATACGACACGTGAAAACGGGATTCTTCATCGCTATGGACAGACGCGGCCGTCTAAGGGCCAAGCGAGTAAGCGAG agcaGACGATGGGACACCTTCTTTTACCAACAGCTTGAACATAACCTCTTCCAATCCTTCTCGTCCACGAAGTACTATAAGGAGAACCCTTATGACATGTTTATAGGATTAAAACGAAGCGGTCTGACCAAGAATGGTCTCGGGACTCTACCCGGACAGGATTCTGTTCAATTTTTAATCCTCCCTGTCCGTCAAAAAGAATCAAAAGCTAGGCGTTCTTATGGCGTATTGTGA
- the LOC116612413 gene encoding uncharacterized protein LOC116612413 isoform X2 has product MVVYKFASPVVHSCRSLSHQTIVHRWDQHTLKRTSFTLDSLLRSRSWGRRATPLTATPQMYLQAHQKMHDLRHYKTVPTQGFIDQIRMTLHMLASPLDSEAEHRASQPKRAKLPNHCTSSPWKAILTTRRAWLVVVFVYLALPDLSIISEASPTKVVKVNNSNLRHSGQNGEPSRERRPVKVNDLLLSQITQTPSTTRIVKMFCRVGRFLAMNENGTISGTLSQGVNETFELQSYGPSIVRIRHVKTGFFIAMDRRGRLRAKRVSEITALTREANFFQKHEENLFVSFASEKFYMRNAFDMFLGLRKGGDPRNPTQTLPGQEAVQFLLLQPSRYQ; this is encoded by the exons ATGGTGGTATACAAGTTCGCTTCGCCGGTGGTCCATTCATGTAGATCATTGTCTCATCAAACGATAGTTCACAGGTGGGACCAACATACCCTGAAAAGGACGAGTTTCACCCTTGATAGTCTTCTGCGAAGTCGTTCTTGGGGTCGTCGCGCAACGCCACTAACGGCAACGCCACAAATGTACCTTCAGGCACATCAAAAGATGCACGACTTACGACATTACAAG ACGGTGCCGACACAGGGATTTATCGACCAAATCCGCATGACTCTTCACATGTTAGCCTCGCCACTCGACTCCGAGGCAGAACATCGAGCATCGCAACCAAAGAGGGCGAAACTTCCGAATCATTGCACTTCAAGTCCTTGGAAGGCCATCTTAACG accCGACGCGCTTGGCTcgttgttgtgtttgtttatctCGCCCTACCGGATCTGTCAATCATTTCCGAGGCCTCACCGACTAAAGTCGTTAAAGTAAACAACAGTAATCTTCGCCACTCAGGGCAAAATG GTGAGCCGTCAAGGGAAAGGAGACCGGTCAAAGTCAATGACCTGCTGTTGTCCCAAATCACTCAAACACCTTCTACCACAAGGATAGTGAAGATGTTTTGCCGAGTTGGCCGCTTTCTTGCCATGAATGAAAATGGAACCATATCGGGTACCCTGAGTCAGGGGGTGAATG aGACCTTTGAATTACAGTCTTACGGTCCAAGCATCGTGAGAATACGACACGTGAAAACGGGATTCTTCATCGCTATGGACAGACGCGGCCGTCTAAGGGCCAAGCGAGTAAGCGAG ATAACCGCACTAACCCGTGAAGCCAACTTTTTTCAGAAACACGAAGAGaatctttttgtttcttttgccTCGGAGAAGTTCTATATGCGCAACGCTTTCGACATGTTTCTTGGACTGAGAAAAGGGGGAGATCCGAGAAATCCGACCCAGACTCTCCCCGGACAGGAAGCTGTTCAATTTCTGCTGCTGCAACCTTCGAGATATCAATAA